A window of the Electrophorus electricus isolate fEleEle1 chromosome 11, fEleEle1.pri, whole genome shotgun sequence genome harbors these coding sequences:
- the asrgl1 gene encoding isoaspartyl peptidase/L-asparaginase isoform X2 has product MLPVVVVHGGAGHIPKDRAEISYVGVKEAARAAYSILRSGGSAMDAVVEAVAMLENNPVYNAGRGSVLNVKGEVEMDALVMDGRTLASGAVSAVRRVANPIRLARLVMEKTSHLCLTAEGASQFARTMGVPEVPEESMITDYARMRWKKNLDPDTNPMECQTGKMGTVGAVAVDLEGNVACATSTGGMTNKMEGRVGDTPCVGCGGYADNHIGAVSSTGHGETIMKVTLSRLILFHMEQGTYTGIYRSVEPRINEPSEATLKGGPTAGLTRQCQARGL; this is encoded by the exons ATGTTACCTGTTGTGGTAGTCCATGGTGGTGCGGGTCATATCCCCAAGGACCGAGCTGAGATCTCCTACGTCGGGGTAAAGGAGGCCGCAAGGGCGGCTTATAGCATTCTCCGGTCAGGGGGCAGTGCCATGGATGCTGTGGTAGAGGCTGTCGCCATGTTGGAGAACAACCCAGTATATAATGCAG GTCGAGGGTCAGTGCTGAACGTGAAGGGGGAAGTGGAGATGGACGCTCTGGTGATGGATGGACGTACTCTGGCCAGCGGGGCTGTGTCTGCTGTTAGGAGAGTAGCAAACCCAATCCGGCTGGCACGCCTGGTCATGGAGAAG ACTAGTCACTTATGTTTGACCGCTGAGGGGGCCTCCCAGTTTGCCAGGACCATGGGTGTCCCTGAAGTGCCTGAAGAGTCAATGATCACTGACTATGCCAGGATGCGCTGGAAGAAGAACTTGGACCCAGACACCAACCCTATGGAGTGCCAGAC GGGCAAGATGGGCACCGTAGGGGCTGTAGCTGTGGATCTGGAAGGGAATGTGGCCTGTGCTACCTCCACAGGAGGCATGACTAACAAAATGGAGGGACGTGTGGGAGACACGCCTTGTGTTG GCTGTGGAGGCTATGCAGATAACCATATTGGAGCTGTGTCATCCACTGGCCATGGAGAAACCATCATGAAGGTCACTCTGTCCAGACTCATTCTCTTCCACATGGAGCAAG GCACTTACACTGGAATCTACAGATCCGTAGAGCCAAGGATTAACGAGCCATCTGAAGCCACACTGAAGGGCGGTCCTACTGCTGGTTTAACTAGGCAGTGTCAAGCAAGAGGTCTATAA
- the asrgl1 gene encoding isoaspartyl peptidase/L-asparaginase isoform X1 encodes MLPVVVVHGGAGHIPKDRAEISYVGVKEAARAAYSILRSGGSAMDAVVEAVAMLENNPVYNAGRGSVLNVKGEVEMDALVMDGRTLASGAVSAVRRVANPIRLARLVMEKTSHLCLTAEGASQFARTMGVPEVPEESMITDYARMRWKKNLDPDTNPMECQTGKMGTVGAVAVDLEGNVACATSTGGMTNKMEGRVGDTPCVGCGGYADNHIGAVSSTGHGETIMKVTLSRLILFHMEQGKSPEEASDEALAYMKERVHGLGGVVVVDPKGVWSAHFSSLQMSWAAAQQEQLHYGLYHGEDFTEPV; translated from the exons ATGTTACCTGTTGTGGTAGTCCATGGTGGTGCGGGTCATATCCCCAAGGACCGAGCTGAGATCTCCTACGTCGGGGTAAAGGAGGCCGCAAGGGCGGCTTATAGCATTCTCCGGTCAGGGGGCAGTGCCATGGATGCTGTGGTAGAGGCTGTCGCCATGTTGGAGAACAACCCAGTATATAATGCAG GTCGAGGGTCAGTGCTGAACGTGAAGGGGGAAGTGGAGATGGACGCTCTGGTGATGGATGGACGTACTCTGGCCAGCGGGGCTGTGTCTGCTGTTAGGAGAGTAGCAAACCCAATCCGGCTGGCACGCCTGGTCATGGAGAAG ACTAGTCACTTATGTTTGACCGCTGAGGGGGCCTCCCAGTTTGCCAGGACCATGGGTGTCCCTGAAGTGCCTGAAGAGTCAATGATCACTGACTATGCCAGGATGCGCTGGAAGAAGAACTTGGACCCAGACACCAACCCTATGGAGTGCCAGAC GGGCAAGATGGGCACCGTAGGGGCTGTAGCTGTGGATCTGGAAGGGAATGTGGCCTGTGCTACCTCCACAGGAGGCATGACTAACAAAATGGAGGGACGTGTGGGAGACACGCCTTGTGTTG GCTGTGGAGGCTATGCAGATAACCATATTGGAGCTGTGTCATCCACTGGCCATGGAGAAACCATCATGAAGGTCACTCTGTCCAGACTCATTCTCTTCCACATGGAGCAAG GAAAAAGCCCAGAGGAGGCAAGTGACGAGGCCCTGGCCTACATGAAGGAGAGGGTGCACGGTCTGGGCGGAGTGGTGGTCGTGGACCCCAAAGGGGTCTGGTCAGCTCACTTCAGCAGCCTACAGATGTCATGGGCTGCAGCCCAGCAAGAGCAGCTTCACTATGGCCTGTACCACGGGGAGGACTTCACTGAGCCAGTGTAG